A window of Acidobacteriota bacterium genomic DNA:
TTCGCGCGCCATGCCGAGCACGCTCAGGCAGTCGGGCCTGTTCGCGGTGATCTCGAAGTCGATCACGGCATCGTCTGGCCGCCCCTCGACGGAATCGACGGCGGCGACCTCGAACCCGCGCATGGAGAGATCGTTTGCGAGCTGGTCGATGGTGACCGGCACGTCGACGTAGTCACGCAACCACGAGACGAGGATTCTCACGACGCGAACTGCTCCAGGAAGCGCAGGTCGTTCTCGTAGAACGCCCTGATGTCGTCAACGCGATGGGCGAGCAGCGCGAGACGCTCGATGCCCATGCCGAACGCGAAGCCCGTGTAGCGCTCCGGATCGATGCCCACGGCCTCGAACACCGACGGGTGCACCATCCCGCTGCCGCCGATCTCGATCCAGCCCGTGCGCTTGCACATCGGACAGCCGGAGCCGAAGCACGACTGACAGCCGACGAAGACTTCCGCGCTCGGCTCCGTGTACGGGAAGAAGCTCGGCTTGAACATGATGGGCGTCTTCGGATCGAAGAACTCGCGCGCGAACCCGAGCAGCGTGCCCTTGAGGTCGGCCATCGTCACGTGCTCACCGACGACGAGACCCTCGACCTGCTGGAACATCGGCGTGTGCGTGAGATCGAGGCTGTCGCGCCGATACACCCGCCCCGGCGCGATGATGCGCACGGGTGCCCCATGCGCCTCCATGTACCGCACCTGCACCGCCGACGTATGCGTCCGCAGCAACGTCGCCGGCCGCGGCTGTCCCCCGGGGTGCCCGTTGCCGGTTGCCGGTTGCCGTCCGCCCGTGCTGTCCGGTTGCCGGTTGCCGGTTGCCGGTTGCCGGCTGAACGCCCTTTCCAGATACAGCGTGTCCTGCGCATCGCGGGCCGGATGGTCCGCGGGCATGTTCAGCGCCTCGAAGGTGTGCCAGTCGTCTTCGGTCTCGGGGCCGTCGACGATCTCGTAGCCCATGCGCGTGAAGATGCGCTCGATGCGTTCGCGCATCGCGTTGAGCGGATGACGCGAGCCGGCGGGCAGTGGCCGTGCGGCCAGCGTGAGATCGAGGCCCGGCGTCCGCGTGCCGCTGGCCACTGTCTCGCGGCGCGCCTCGAGGCCGGCTTCCACGGCCTGCTTCAGTTCGTTGGCCAGCCTGCCGATCTCGCGCTTCTGGTCGACGGGCGCCCTGGCGATCTCGCCGTACAAGGCCGTGACGAGCCCGTGCTTGCGGCTCAGGAAGCGATCGCGAAGGGCCTGAAGGTCGGCAGCCGTCGCCACCGCCGCCAGTGCGGTGTCGAACTCGGCCCGCAGCGCAGCCACGGAAACGGAGAGATCGGACATGGGGTCCACACGAAAAACGGGGGCGCGCCCGCGAAGGCGGCCCCCGTGGAATTTCAGAACGTTTGCAATTGCTAAGCGTTCTGCTGCTTGAGGGCGTCCTTGGCGCGGGTGGTCAGCGCCGCAAACGCCGCGGGCTCGCTCACGGCGAGCGTGGCGAGCATCTTGCGGTCCACCGCCACGCCTGCACGCGTGAGGCCGGCGATGAACTGCGAGTAGCTGATCCCCTGCTGGCGCGCCGCGGCGTTGATGCGGATGATCCACAGCCGGCGGAAATCGCGCTTCTTGCGGCGACGGCCGACAAACGCGCTCTTGAGTGCGCGGTCCACCGCCTCCTTGGCAAAGCGGTACAGCTTGCTCTTGTTGGCGTAGTACCCCTTGGCAAGGGTCAACAACTTTTCGCGCTTCGCACGGCGCACCGTGCCACGCTTCACTCTTGGCATCGTCTTCTCCGCAGCCTCGGGGCGGCGCTCAACCGACTTGAATCCCGGACCGCTCTACGAATGTCGAATGCTGAATGACAAGCCCGATGTCGCTGTCCGAAGGATGGAAGGCCCATTCCCGGCATCGCGGCATTCCCGGCATTCATTCATTCGTCATCCTGCATTCGACATTACTTGTACGGCAGCATCAACTCCAGCTTGCCCTGATCCTGCGCGGAGACGAGCACCGTGCCACGCAGCGCGCGCTTGCGCTTGGTGGTCTTGCTCGTCAGGATGTGCCGCTTGAACGCGCTGCCGCGCAGGAATTTGCCAGAGGCGGTCCGCTTGAACCGCTTCGAGG
This region includes:
- the rpmI gene encoding 50S ribosomal protein L35; amino-acid sequence: MPKLKTHKGASKRFKRTASGKFLRGSAFKRHILTSKTTKRKRALRGTVLVSAQDQGKLELMLPYK
- the pheS gene encoding phenylalanine--tRNA ligase subunit alpha, which encodes MSDLSVSVAALRAEFDTALAAVATAADLQALRDRFLSRKHGLVTALYGEIARAPVDQKREIGRLANELKQAVEAGLEARRETVASGTRTPGLDLTLAARPLPAGSRHPLNAMRERIERIFTRMGYEIVDGPETEDDWHTFEALNMPADHPARDAQDTLYLERAFSRQPATGNRQPDSTGGRQPATGNGHPGGQPRPATLLRTHTSAVQVRYMEAHGAPVRIIAPGRVYRRDSLDLTHTPMFQQVEGLVVGEHVTMADLKGTLLGFAREFFDPKTPIMFKPSFFPYTEPSAEVFVGCQSCFGSGCPMCKRTGWIEIGGSGMVHPSVFEAVGIDPERYTGFAFGMGIERLALLAHRVDDIRAFYENDLRFLEQFAS
- the rplT gene encoding 50S ribosomal protein L20; translated protein: MPRVKRGTVRRAKREKLLTLAKGYYANKSKLYRFAKEAVDRALKSAFVGRRRKKRDFRRLWIIRINAAARQQGISYSQFIAGLTRAGVAVDRKMLATLAVSEPAAFAALTTRAKDALKQQNA